AAATTTCTACCTATCTTTACGAGGGGTGGAGAGGCAAGTGCTAATATTGACAATTTACCTACAGCATCTCGTTCTGATGGTAAGGGCAATTGGTTTTATACATCATTTCCACCTCTAAGCTTTGCTGTTCCATTTTGGGGAATAAAACTGTTTAATGTTTCCATAGAACCATTAACATTAAGAATATTTAATCTAATTCTGCATCTCATTTCTGCGTGTTTATTATACATAATAGTTTCACAATGCTTTCAAGAAAGGAACAATGACAAATTATCGTTAGGTATACTCTCTCCCGCAATAGTTGCAGTGACTGTATACCTATTCTCAGCTGAACCTTTATGGTCACACTCCAATGCATATTGGTCTCTATCATTAGCCCAACCTATTTGGTTATTAGTAATTTTTATATCTTTAAAAATAAATAAAATTCAAAATATTTTTCCTCCCGTTAACCTTAAACTTTTAATTTACTTAGGTTTATTTCTATTTTTTCTATGTTACACAGATTGGATTGGCTATGTGGTTTCCACCTCAATATTTTTGTATTCAGTAGCTAGTTTATTATTTAATAGTTTTTCAAAGCCAAAAACATCTAGCAAGAAAATTAAAGGTTTTTTGGGTTTATGTGCTGTGACTCTTGCAGTACCAATCATCACAATACTGCTGATGATTGCCCACTTTAGCTCAGTGATTGGTGTCCGAGAATATATTGAAGCTTTATTTATCAGATTTACATATAGAAGTAATTCAGATGGAGATTTTTTAAGAAGACTTTTAGAAAATTATATATTAGGCTATGGAGCTTTTTTGTTTTGTATTTTAATCTTTATTTTTTTTCTTATTTTTAAGACAAAACATTTAATCAAATTTAAAAAACAGCAAAAGGAGCGAGAGCAAAGTAAGCAATTGATACAGAAGCAACTAGTCCTGCTAGTATGGCTTGCTAGTTTTCCTATTATTGAAAACTTTTTACTATTACAGCACGCAGCTTCATATACTTTTGCTACCTTGAAAGTATCGGTTTTGATATCTATCGTTGTAGGGATACTGTATTACAGGCTTCAATCTTTTTATAAGGAAAGATTTTTGAATTCTGTAGTGATATTAATGGTTGTACTCTCTGTTTCAACTTACTACTGGGTCAATAAGCCTTCTGTTCTTAGAGAAAGTGCTGATCTTCAGCTTTATGGGGAGCAAGCTGGTGACTTGATTAGAAATACGATAAGTAACGAGGAAATAGCATTTATTGATACCTCTGTTCGTGGGCATCTTATATATTATGCAGGAAGAAATATTGTAGAATCATGTGCCAAGGCAGATTGTATAAAGGAGTTTCTATTAACCACTAGCTTCAGGAAAGCAAAGATTTATCTTACTGGTTCTAATACAGGTTCAACGAGTGAATTTTACGAGTGGATTCAGTATGGAGAACCTATAAGTTATTTAGAAGCAGAACTTATCGAAAATCAAGATATATTTGTTAAATCTTTGACTTTTAAGGCAGCAAAACATCAAGATGAAAATTGGGAAAATGGAATATCCAGAAATGGCAGTGGCTTTTTTGTGCAAGATCAACGTCTACTTTCTTTGCTAAAGCCTGGGATGGAACTTAGTTTTAATGCTTCAGGGAAGCATAAAATTGATAAAGTTAGTGGCGATCAAATTTGGTTATCGGGAAATAAACTTGATCCATTATCAGATGGATATCCTTACTACATTAAGGCAGTTATACATTCAAGGTTTCCTGAATTTTGAGCTTTTCTTGACCCATTAAAGTGATAACAAGAACAAATGGCGATCGCGCATCTGTCCTATCACCTGTAACCAACCAGTTAGCAGTAAGACAAGAGTGAAAATTATCCCCACTGAAATCCCTGATATTCTGATCGTCGAACCCCAAGTTTTCCAGGACGATCGCGGCTTTTTCTACGAAAGCTATAACCAGAAAATTTTTACTGAAAAGATAGGATTATCAACCTGCTTCGTCCAAGATAATCATTCGTACTCCAAGCACAACGTCCTGCGCGGGCTACACTATCAAATTCAACAACCCCAAGGTAAATTAGTTCGGGCACTTGTCGGAACCATCCTCGATATTGCTGTAGACATCCGTAAAAGCTCCCCCACCTTTGGGCAATGGGTTAGCTGTATTCTCAGCGCCGAGAATAAACGCCAACTCTGGGTACCTGCTGGCTTTGCTCACGGCTTTTTAGTCCTTTCTGATGCAGCTGAAGTGCTTTACAAAACCACAGAATACTACGCTCCCCAACATGAACGCTGTATACTTTGGAACGACCCCGAGCTAGCCATTGATTGGTCTTTGACTACCACACCCATAGTTTCCGCTAAAGACCAAGCTGGAGAATCCTTCAAAACAGCTGAAGTTTTTTCATAATTATCAATTGTGGTAAATCTTCCCATGACAGATATTTTACTGATTGGCAGCAACGGACAATTGGGCAAAGAACTGCAACATAACCTTACCTCTCATAACAGCAACATTACTGCCGTCGCACGTCCTACCGTAGACCTTGCTCAACCAGACACTCTACATCAGATAATAAGTACAGTACAGCCGCAAATCATCATCAACGCCGCTGCCTACACTGCTGTAGATAAAGCTGAAACTGAACTTGAACTCGCTACCGCCGTTAATGCCACAGCTTCTGGTATTCTTGCCCAAGCAGCCCAAAAACTAGGAGCTTTCCTGATTCACGTTTCAACCGATTATGTCTTTGATGGTCGCCAAAGCCATCCTTACCAGGAAACTGACCCGACTAATCCACTAGGTGTCTATGGTCGCTCTAAACTGGCTGGGGAACAAGCAATTCAAGAAAACTGCAACCAACACCTGATCCTCCGCACTGCTTGGGTTTACGGCACTTACGGTAAAAGTAACTTTGTTAAAACCATGCTCCGCTTGGGAGCCGAACGCGAAGAAATCCGCGTTGTCGCCGATCAAATTGGTAGTCCCACCTGGACAGGTGATATAGCTAATGCCATAGTTGGGTTGCTTCCCCAGCTAACCCCACAAGTTGCGGGAACTTATCACTACACCAACAGCGGCGTTGCCAGCTGGTACGATTTCGCCGTTGCCATCTTTGAAGAAGCCCAACAGCTAGGCTTCCCCGTCAAAGTCCAGCGTGTCACCCCCATTACTACTGCCGACTATCCCACGCCCGCACAACGCCCCGCCTATTCTGTTCTCTCCTGTGAGAAAATAGCCAAGGCTTTAGGAACTCCGCGCCCTCATTGGCGTCTAGCCCTGAGACAAATGCTGGCAGAACTCTACGCCCGTACTTATGAAAGCTCTAATTCTTTCCGGCGGTAAAGGTACACGTCTACGCCCCATTACCCATACTGGGGCTAAACAACTGGTTCCCGTTGCTAACAAACCGATTCTTTGGTACGGCATTGAAGAAATAGTTGCCAGCGGTATCCGCGACATTGGCATCATCATCAGTCCTGAAACGGGTGCCGAAGTCAAGACAAAAACTGGAACAGGCGATCGCTTTGGAGCCAACATTACTTACATTCTTCAAGATAAACCTGCTGGACTCGCCCATGCTGTCCAAGTTGCCCAGCCGTTTCTAGGCGATTCCCCCTTTATCATGTACTTGGGCGATAACCTGATTCAACAGGGCGATTTGAGCGACTTCCTGAAGCGATTTAGCGAAAAACAGCATGATGCCCTAATCTTGTTGCGTCCAGTTACCAATCCCAGCGCCTTTGGCGTTGCTAAAGTAGATGAATATGGGCGCGTATTGCAGCTAGTGGAAAAACCCCAAGTTCCACCCTCCAATCTCGCCCTGGTGGGCGTTTATTTCTTTTCTCATGTAATTCATGAGGCGATCGCCTGTATTCAGCCGTCTGCTAGGGGAGAACTGGAAATCACAGATGCAATTCAATGCCTAATCAACCAGCAAAAGGAAGTAGTAGCCTGCAACTTAGAAGGTTGGTGGTTAGATACAGGGAAAAAAGACGATCTGCTAGAAGCAAATCGGCTGATTCTCGATACCTACCTCAAAGTTTCAATTCAGGGCGAAGTGGATGACCAGAGTCAGGTAACCGGGCGTGTGGAAATTGGTCCCAGGTCTAAAGTAATTAATTGTATAATTCGCGGTCCAGTTGTGATTGGCAGTGATTGCTACTTAGAAAACTGTTTCATAGGTCCCTACAGCAGCATTGCCGATCAATCGATCGTGATCGATACTGATCTGGAACACAGTGTAGTTTTACAAGGCGCTCAAATCGCTAGAATTCATCAACGGATTATTGATAGTGTAATTGGGCAACGCGCCCAACTTACTGTTGCCCCTCGCCGTCCTAAAGCCTTGCGCTTTCTGATCGGTGATGACTGTCAAATCGAACTGTCGTGATTTATTTCCTGACTATCAACTACTATTCAACCAATCTAATCACTCAATTAATCAGCTCGATTCAATCCAGTAAGGATACTCCACACAAAACAGTTATTATTAATAATTCACCGGACGATGATTCTATTCACCTGCTCAAGAGTGAATTAGTTCTCATCCTCCAACCTGAAACTAACTTGGGCTTTGGCAATGGCTGTAACTTAGGTTTGAGTTGGATTTATGCCCAAGATCCCCAAGCAACTGTTTGGATCATCAATCCCGATGCTTATCTGCTACAAACTTCTCTAGAAAAAGTCAGCTTATTTTTTGATACATATCCAGAACTCTCGATTGTTGGCACTATTATCTATACACCCACAAAAGAAGTTTGGTTTGGTGGTGGTCGCTTCATTTGCCGAACTGGCACTATTGTGGACTTAGACCTTTCAACCAATTCAGATACAGCCTATGTTAATTGCGACTGGGTTTCAGGCTGTAGCCTACTGATTAATCTCCGCAACTTTCTTGAATGTCCGCAGTTTGACCCAGCTTATTTTCTCTACTATGAAGACTTTGACTTTTGTAGACGCTATGCCAACCTTGGACATTTAATTGCAGTCACCCAGCAGTTGAGTGTGATTCATCACCCATCGACAATTACCAATAGGAACATTTTTAGAAAAATTCAACACAGTACATACAGTTACTTGCTTACTCTAGAAAAATATACAAATAAGTTGGTGCTGCTACTAAGACTAACTCGACTACTTGTCTATGCATGTATCCTGATTCTGATCAAACCCAAAGAAGCATTTGGTAAACTATACGGCGTATTACTTTATCTGAAGCGATCGCTGCCATCTTGTCACATCCACTACTGGTTAACCTGTCTTTTCTGATCACTAAACCAACAGGGCTAACAACCTACGCTGCTAATCTGTTTCCTCACCTCCAGCCCCTCAACCCCACCTTACTAATTTCACAGCTCGCCCCTCACACCTGCTATCCAGTTCCCCCAAATTTAACCCCTGAACAAGGTACAAAAGGGCATCTGCGCCGTCTGCTGTGGACTCAGCTACAACTGCCGCGAATTTACAAAAAACTGCGATCGCAACTTTTATTTTCCCCGATCCCAGAAGCCCCCCTCTATACCAACTGCCGCTACATCATCACCGTCCACGATCTCATTCCTCTGCGCTTTCCCAAACCGTTCTCGCCCCTCACACCCTACCACCGCTACTACATCCCTCAAGTCCTTGCCCAAGCCCAACACATCCTCTGTAACTCCACCGCCACCGCCGAAGACATCACCCACTTCTTCAACATCCCAGCTAGCAAAATTACTCCTATCCTCCTGGCATACGACGCTAACCACTTTCGCTGGCTCAATTTGCCTAAGCGTAACTACTTTCTCTACATTGGTCGTCACGATCCTCACAAAAACTTACAGCGGTTAATTGCCGCCTTTGCTGAACTACCCAGCTGCCAAGACTACGAACTCTGGCTAGCCGGGTCAGCCGATCAACGCTACACTCCCCGTCTCAAAGCTGATGTAGATCAATTGGGTATAACCAATCAAGTGAAATTCCTGGAATACGTTCCCTACGATCAACTGCCCACCCTAATTAACCAAGCGATCGCCCTTGTCTTTCCTAGCCTATGGGAAGGCTTTGGTCTCCCTGTCCTAGAAGCAATGGCTTGCGGCACTCCTGTCGTTACCTCCAACCTCTCCTCTCTACCCGAAGTCGCTGGTGATGCGGCGCTTTTAGTTAACCCCTACAACCGGGGAGAAATCACCGCAGCGATGCAAGTGATCGCCACTGATTCAGAATTGCGATCGCGCCTTTCCAGCCTTGGCATTAGCAGGGCTAGCCAATTCAGTTGGGTTAAAACAGGACTTGCCACCGTAGAAGTTTTATCCCACTACCTTTAATTTTTCGAAATTACCAAAACAACGCCACAAATAATCAGCCCCAACCCAACCATACGAATAAAAGGAACTGGTTCTCGAAAAATAAAGTAGCCTAGCAGCATTGAAAATACATAGCTAAGAGCAACCGCCGGACCGGCAACGCTAAGCTTGACGCGAGTAAGCAGCAGAATATAAACAATCGCCCCCAAACCGTAGCAAGTCAAACCTGCCAATAGTTCTGGAGTGGTAATAATACCCAAGATATGACTGAACAAATTGCTAGCATTGACTTTACCCAGTTTTAATGCGCCTGCCTTCAGCAACCACTGCCCGGCAACGCTTCCTAGGATCGAAATGAGGAACAATCCAAATTCTGATGGAGTCACACAAATATCCTTCAGTAAGTAACTCGGTTTCCTAGTTTACAGCTAGCAGTACCATAACTAGAGCTAGGATTGACTCGGAAAATCTTTTAGGTGCGATTCTATGACTACTGTTGTAAAATCTCCCCATTCAAGTGAGCAGATTGCAGCTTGGTTGCGTGGACTGCTAACTATTGCATGGGCAGATGGTGATTTCAATCAACAAGAACAGGAGTTAATTGCTACTCTGACACGGGAGGGACTAGATTCTACATTGAATTTTGGCAACTTAGAAGCGATTACACCAGAAGAATTGGCAGCAGGTTTAGGGCAAGACCAAAGTGCCGCAGAAAATTTCTTACGCACCGCAGTGATGGTAGCGATCGCAGATGGCATCTATTCAGTCTGTGAAAACAACCTGTTGTACCAATTCTGTCAAGCTCTAAAACAGCCGCCAGCAATCCTAGAAGTCTTGCAACAGACTCTTTGCGACCAACAAAGTGCGACCCCATCTGCTACACTCATACAACTTGAGTGCGATGCATTGCGTCCTGTCCGCAACTGGCTTGATGGGCTAGAAGTCGATGACCCAAGAGTGGCACGATTCTTGTGTAGAATGATTCCCGCCCAATGTCCTTTTGAGCGGGATGTCAAGCTGTTTGGTCAAAAAATTGTTCACATTCCACCTCTATGTAAGATCAACCCCCTCTACGAGCAATTAGTAGGCTTGCGCTTCCGCGCCCTGTCCTACCTAGCGGATGAGTGCGGCGAAGATGTATCAGCCTATTGTTAGGGGTTAGGGGTTAGGGATTAGGGATTAGGGGTTATGCAATTTATCGATCAGGCAGAAATTGAAGTAGAAGCTGGAAAAGGTGGCGATGGGATTGTAGCCTTCCGGCGAGAAAAGTATGTGCCAGCTGGGGGTCCATCTGGCGGCAATGGCGGTCGGGGTGGCTCAGTGATTCTAGTTGCTGTAGAAAACCTGCAAACATTGCTCGACTTCAAGTACGCCCATCGCTTTAAGGCAAAAGACGGCGATCGCGGAGGACCCAGTAATCGAACTGGAGCAGCAGGCAGCGATCTCCCAATTGAAGTTCCCTGCGGTACAGCCGTCTACGATGCAGAAACTGGCGAACTTTTAGGCGATTTGGTTGAGCCTGAGCAGACGTTGTGTGTTGCCATGGGCGGCAAAGGCGGACTGGGAAACAAGCATTTCTTGAGTAATAATAACCGTGCCCCAGAGTATGCTCTACCTGGTTTACCGGGAGAAAGACGATCACTGCGCTTGGAATTGAAGCTATTGGCGGAAGTCGGCATTATTGGACTCCCAAATGCCGGAAAATCCACATTGATTGCGGCGTTGTCGGCAGCACGGCCGAAAGTGGCAGATTATCCCTTTACTACCCTAGTACCGAATCTGGGTGTAGTGCGTAAACCCACTGGCGATGGCACCGTTTTCGCTGATATTCCAGGTTTAATTGAGGGTGCTCACCAAGGAGCTGGGTTAGGTCACGACTTTTTGCGCCACATCGAACGCACCCGCTTATTGCTACACTTAGTTGATGTTACAGCAGATCCAATTGCTGACTATCAGACAATTCAACAAGAGTTACAGGCTTATGGACGGGGATTAGCAGATCGACCCCAAATCCTAGCACTGAACAAAGTGGATGCAGTTGATCAGGAGACAGCAGAAGCGATCGCCCAACAACTGGAAACGGTGAGTCAAACAAAAGTTTTTCCAATCTCAGCTGTCACCCGCAAAGGATTGGAGGAGCTATTGCAGCAAATCTGGTCAACCCTCGACCAATTCACCTCTACTCAACCGTCTGCTCAGAGAGGAGAACAAACAGTGACGGGTTAAGGTAGCAGTGCCTCTACTGCAAGCGTCCCTACCTCAACGTCATTGATCGCTACGGGCACTACGGTCAATCGCTCATAGTCCTGGCGTTGAGCATAATCTGCTTGTTCAGCTTCTCCTAAAGGTTGAGTGTAAACCTCTATCTGTTCATTGCCAAGATTTACAATCCAGTACACGGGAATGCCTGCACGTGCATAAGCACGTTTTTTTGAAGTACGGTCTCGCTGAAGTGTTGTATCAGCAACCTCAATCACTAAAGCAACGTCTGCGGGTCCTGGATGACGGTCAAGGTATTGACGAGTATCTCCTCGTACTACAACAACGTCCGGTTCAGGTTCACTATCGAGTAATGTAATCGGTTCTTGAGAGTCGGTGTACCAACCCACAGGCAAAAGGTTATCTAGAGCAGTTCGACGAGGCGAGTCGTTGCGCGATGCGCTGGATTCTTCGGCATTTTGAAAACAAGCCAGCCCTCTAACAACTCAACCGGGTCATCATCGGTGAGAATGCCTGCCTGAATCATGGCATGGTATTGCTCTACACTCAAGCGCCAGATCAAATCCTGAGGCACCGAGGCAGTGATTTCAACAGACGACATAATGCAGGACTGGAGTGCTTTAACGTTAGCTTAGCGTATCAAAGCACTTAGTAATGATATACATTGTCCTCTCCCTTGCTCCTCATCTGCTCTGCTGCCCTACTCCCTGCACGGGAGTCGTAGTAATAAAAGGCTTTGTAGGCATCGCTTCATTCACAGTAAGGCTACTAAATTGTTGGTAAGCAGCTTTAGAAATTTGGCGAATCAATTCTTTTGCCTCACTATTGTTGTGGGGTCGTTTTACCATAGCGACAGCGATGTAGCGCTTCCCACTAGGCATATCAACTAAACCCACATCGCCCACCAGCGAACCAATATCCCCAGTTTTATGGGCAATAGTAGCCCCTTCTCCGAGACCGCGAGGTAGTAGAGTAGCTGTCACGGTGCGCCGCATAATATCCAGCAAGCGATCGCGCGACTTAAGTGAGACTAAATCTCCCTGATTCACTAAAGCCATTAAATGCCCTAAATCCTCAGGACTGGTGGTATTAGTGCCTGACAAATCCGGCAAAAGATTACGGATTTCTGTTACGGTCAAACCCCACTTTTGGAACCGCTGATTCAAAGCTGCTGCACCACCCAATCGTTCAATTAGCAGATTCGTTGCCGTGTTGTCGCTGATGGTAATCATCTTTGTTGCTGTTTCCAGCGCCGTGAACTGCGTTCCAGGAGATTTATACTGCATGTCCCCAGAACCGCCACCAATCAACTCCTTCTTTAAAGTCAGCTTTTCATCTAGGCGAATCTTTCCTGCATCTACGTCCTGGAAAAAGGCAACGAGAATTGGCACCTTAATCATACTGGCAGCAGCAAAAGTCGAGTCTCCATTCAAGTCCAGGTAAGCACCAGTATCTAGATCGACGAAAAATACTCCTGGCAGCAGCTTAGGATGTTTAGCCGCCAACTGCTGCACTACCGTTTTCAACGGCATAATTTCTTGACTCAGCTTTAACGCCGAGCCTGGAACGATCGCATCACTTGCTTGTTCTTGCTGTGTTGCCTGAACAGTAGCAGTTTGGACCTCCTCTGAGATGATGCGAGTGGTGGGGTCCAAAACTGACAACAATGTTCCAGCGATCGCGCTAATCCCAACTCCCAAAATCAGCAACCGCAGAGCATATAAAACGAGTGAGCCTTTTCGCTGCTTTCGTTGCCCTTGCCAGCTATGTTTTTTTGGTGTCGAAGCCAGTGTCGCATTCATTGACTTGGAATAGCTAGCCTCCTCCATTTCCTTTACCTGGTGGGGGTGATACTGAGAGTTAGTCGCCGCTTGATTCCGGAGATTTAGTCTTGGTGGCAACTCTACAGCGCGTGGTCGGGATCTCTTCATTTGTGATGATAGAACTGCCTCTCGCAAAACTTGTGCAGCTTCAGGGGTAAGAGATGAGTGCTGTGTAGTTTGCATCCTAGCCTGATTTTGACTTTCCACTTTTTGCTGGACGCGGCTTAAGCCTTCACTTCGTCCTGCCTTGTTTTGCCCTGACTGCGGTGCCGATACTTTCTCTGGCACCTTAGACCTAGTAGGAGACTGCTGAACCACACTTAACTCCTTCAAACACCCGATTAGTGCATCAATATCCAAATGCGAATGGCATTTGGGTGATTAGTTTATACCAATTACTCAAAAATTGCGACAGATGACAGATTAAAACTCTGACTAATGACAGATTAAAATACCGCAACTAAGCTGATCTTATACGTTAATTATTTTTTAACCTTGTCCAAAATTAAATTTATTCATCGCTTTTTCCCTCACCCCTCGCCCCACTCTTCGAGAAGCCGCTTGCGCGTCTACGCCCCTCGCCCCTCTCCTCTCTGTAAAAGTGCCCATTTCATCTGTGTCAAAATTCCCCGCAACATAGCTACTTCCTGACTATCTAATTGGGCACGATTGAACAGCTGCCGAAATTTTTCCATGCGGCTGGCTGCTGTATGTGGGTAAAGATAGCCAATGTTAAGCAGGATATCTTCTAGTTGCTGGTAAAAACCCTCCAAAACGTCTAATGAAGCGTAATCTGTTGTATTTACTGGAGTATCAAGGCTCACTTGCTTCTGTGCAAACAGAGAAAGTTCATAACAGCAAATCGCTACTGCCTGAGCTAGATTCAAAGACGGGTAGGCGGAACTAGAGCGAATGCGGACAAAGCGCTGAGCATGGTTTAATTCCTCATTACTAAGTCCACGGGATTCCGGACCAAAAATTAAAGCCGCTGCTTGTCCCGGTTCTGCAATCAACCATGGTAATGCCATGTTAGGGTTCTCTAACTCAGTTGTTAAGGTACGACCGCGAGCGGTTGTAGCGATTGCCTTGGTACATCCTTGTAACGCTGCTGGCAGAGTATCCACCAGTTGGGCAGTTTGCAGAATATCCAATGCATGCACCGCCATCTGCTGAGCTTCAATTGAGAGCGGATCGCACTGGGGATTTACTAAAACTAGCTGCTGCAAACCCATGTTCTTCATTAACCGGGCGACTGCACCCACATTCAAGGGACCTGCTGGCTCCACCAACACAATCCGCACCGCAGCTAATGCTCGTTCCCACATAAAGCTTGTTGAGGATTTTTTAAAATTAGATAGATGATGTATCGATAAATTAACATGGTACGCGCTCGCTCCAAATCTGACCTACCAACAAAAATTTGTCCAGTGTGCCAACGCCCCTTCACCTGGCGTAAAAAATGGGAAGATTGCTGGGATGAGGTGAGATACTGCTCAGAACGCTGCCGTCGTCACCGAGGAAGTAAGAATTAGGGGTGGATCGTTCGCCCTTACAGGAATAGGGAGTTAGGAAAAAAAAGGAGTTACAGGTGCAACCTAAGTTAATTATTCACGGTGGAGCGGGTAGTTCGATGAAAGGCGGAGTGGAGATAGTGAGGCGATCGCTCTACAAAGTGGTTGAGGAAGTGTATTCTCTCCTCCTAGCGGGAGCAAGTGCCTGTGATGCCGTAGTGCATGGTTGCCAGATGTTGGAAAATGACCCCTGCTTCAATGCGGGGACTGGTTCAGTGCTGCAATCG
This window of the Chroococcidiopsis sp. CCMEE 29 genome carries:
- the rfbC gene encoding dTDP-4-dehydrorhamnose 3,5-epimerase — its product is MKIIPTEIPDILIVEPQVFQDDRGFFYESYNQKIFTEKIGLSTCFVQDNHSYSKHNVLRGLHYQIQQPQGKLVRALVGTILDIAVDIRKSSPTFGQWVSCILSAENKRQLWVPAGFAHGFLVLSDAAEVLYKTTEYYAPQHERCILWNDPELAIDWSLTTTPIVSAKDQAGESFKTAEVFS
- the rfbD gene encoding dTDP-4-dehydrorhamnose reductase gives rise to the protein MTDILLIGSNGQLGKELQHNLTSHNSNITAVARPTVDLAQPDTLHQIISTVQPQIIINAAAYTAVDKAETELELATAVNATASGILAQAAQKLGAFLIHVSTDYVFDGRQSHPYQETDPTNPLGVYGRSKLAGEQAIQENCNQHLILRTAWVYGTYGKSNFVKTMLRLGAEREEIRVVADQIGSPTWTGDIANAIVGLLPQLTPQVAGTYHYTNSGVASWYDFAVAIFEEAQQLGFPVKVQRVTPITTADYPTPAQRPAYSVLSCEKIAKALGTPRPHWRLALRQMLAELYARTYESSNSFRR
- a CDS encoding glucose-1-phosphate thymidylyltransferase yields the protein MKALILSGGKGTRLRPITHTGAKQLVPVANKPILWYGIEEIVASGIRDIGIIISPETGAEVKTKTGTGDRFGANITYILQDKPAGLAHAVQVAQPFLGDSPFIMYLGDNLIQQGDLSDFLKRFSEKQHDALILLRPVTNPSAFGVAKVDEYGRVLQLVEKPQVPPSNLALVGVYFFSHVIHEAIACIQPSARGELEITDAIQCLINQQKEVVACNLEGWWLDTGKKDDLLEANRLILDTYLKVSIQGEVDDQSQVTGRVEIGPRSKVINCIIRGPVVIGSDCYLENCFIGPYSSIADQSIVIDTDLEHSVVLQGAQIARIHQRIIDSVIGQRAQLTVAPRRPKALRFLIGDDCQIELS
- a CDS encoding glycosyltransferase, which codes for MIYFLTINYYSTNLITQLISSIQSSKDTPHKTVIINNSPDDDSIHLLKSELVLILQPETNLGFGNGCNLGLSWIYAQDPQATVWIINPDAYLLQTSLEKVSLFFDTYPELSIVGTIIYTPTKEVWFGGGRFICRTGTIVDLDLSTNSDTAYVNCDWVSGCSLLINLRNFLECPQFDPAYFLYYEDFDFCRRYANLGHLIAVTQQLSVIHHPSTITNRNIFRKIQHSTYSYLLTLEKYTNKLVLLLRLTRLLVYACILILIKPKEAFGKLYGVLLYLKRSLPSCHIHYWLTCLF
- a CDS encoding glycosyltransferase family 1 protein, whose amino-acid sequence is MSHPLLVNLSFLITKPTGLTTYAANLFPHLQPLNPTLLISQLAPHTCYPVPPNLTPEQGTKGHLRRLLWTQLQLPRIYKKLRSQLLFSPIPEAPLYTNCRYIITVHDLIPLRFPKPFSPLTPYHRYYIPQVLAQAQHILCNSTATAEDITHFFNIPASKITPILLAYDANHFRWLNLPKRNYFLYIGRHDPHKNLQRLIAAFAELPSCQDYELWLAGSADQRYTPRLKADVDQLGITNQVKFLEYVPYDQLPTLINQAIALVFPSLWEGFGLPVLEAMACGTPVVTSNLSSLPEVAGDAALLVNPYNRGEITAAMQVIATDSELRSRLSSLGISRASQFSWVKTGLATVEVLSHYL
- a CDS encoding EamA family transporter, which gives rise to MTPSEFGLFLISILGSVAGQWLLKAGALKLGKVNASNLFSHILGIITTPELLAGLTCYGLGAIVYILLLTRVKLSVAGPAVALSYVFSMLLGYFIFREPVPFIRMVGLGLIICGVVLVISKN
- a CDS encoding Mo-dependent nitrogenase C-terminal domain-containing protein, with the protein product MTTVVKSPHSSEQIAAWLRGLLTIAWADGDFNQQEQELIATLTREGLDSTLNFGNLEAITPEELAAGLGQDQSAAENFLRTAVMVAIADGIYSVCENNLLYQFCQALKQPPAILEVLQQTLCDQQSATPSATLIQLECDALRPVRNWLDGLEVDDPRVARFLCRMIPAQCPFERDVKLFGQKIVHIPPLCKINPLYEQLVGLRFRALSYLADECGEDVSAYC
- the obgE gene encoding GTPase ObgE, giving the protein MQFIDQAEIEVEAGKGGDGIVAFRREKYVPAGGPSGGNGGRGGSVILVAVENLQTLLDFKYAHRFKAKDGDRGGPSNRTGAAGSDLPIEVPCGTAVYDAETGELLGDLVEPEQTLCVAMGGKGGLGNKHFLSNNNRAPEYALPGLPGERRSLRLELKLLAEVGIIGLPNAGKSTLIAALSAARPKVADYPFTTLVPNLGVVRKPTGDGTVFADIPGLIEGAHQGAGLGHDFLRHIERTRLLLHLVDVTADPIADYQTIQQELQAYGRGLADRPQILALNKVDAVDQETAEAIAQQLETVSQTKVFPISAVTRKGLEELLQQIWSTLDQFTSTQPSAQRGEQTVTG
- a CDS encoding Uma2 family endonuclease, whose product is MGWYTDSQEPITLLDSEPEPDVVVVRGDTRQYLDRHPGPADVALVIEVADTTLQRDRTSKKRAYARAGIPVYWIVNLGNEQIEVYTQPLGEAEQADYAQRQDYERLTVVPVAINDVEVGTLAVEALLP
- a CDS encoding serine hydrolase — encoded protein: MQTTQHSSLTPEAAQVLREAVLSSQMKRSRPRAVELPPRLNLRNQAATNSQYHPHQVKEMEEASYSKSMNATLASTPKKHSWQGQRKQRKGSLVLYALRLLILGVGISAIAGTLLSVLDPTTRIISEEVQTATVQATQQEQASDAIVPGSALKLSQEIMPLKTVVQQLAAKHPKLLPGVFFVDLDTGAYLDLNGDSTFAAASMIKVPILVAFFQDVDAGKIRLDEKLTLKKELIGGGSGDMQYKSPGTQFTALETATKMITISDNTATNLLIERLGGAAALNQRFQKWGLTVTEIRNLLPDLSGTNTTSPEDLGHLMALVNQGDLVSLKSRDRLLDIMRRTVTATLLPRGLGEGATIAHKTGDIGSLVGDVGLVDMPSGKRYIAVAMVKRPHNNSEAKELIRQISKAAYQQFSSLTVNEAMPTKPFITTTPVQGVGQQSR
- a CDS encoding RNA methyltransferase, which produces MWERALAAVRIVLVEPAGPLNVGAVARLMKNMGLQQLVLVNPQCDPLSIEAQQMAVHALDILQTAQLVDTLPAALQGCTKAIATTARGRTLTTELENPNMALPWLIAEPGQAAALIFGPESRGLSNEELNHAQRFVRIRSSSAYPSLNLAQAVAICCYELSLFAQKQVSLDTPVNTTDYASLDVLEGFYQQLEDILLNIGYLYPHTAASRMEKFRQLFNRAQLDSQEVAMLRGILTQMKWALLQRGEGRGA
- a CDS encoding DUF2256 domain-containing protein translates to MVRARSKSDLPTKICPVCQRPFTWRKKWEDCWDEVRYCSERCRRHRGSKN